In Daucus carota subsp. sativus chromosome 4, DH1 v3.0, whole genome shotgun sequence, one DNA window encodes the following:
- the LOC108216992 gene encoding uncharacterized protein LOC108216992, which yields MVQRNTSHTRDDRVKGKGKNAEMGSNNGSEQGKGKSVNWEDATQKECSRNLFEEEFSTNPSSNSVLYDEDLEETRYEAQILSDDSETDLESSHEVDYGDELFDDESEVGNDTENNNPNETKSQKRCTRGSKYLIPEEYATLGGPSKVCSSCNAMMWHEERVNKNVTKGKPLFSICCRKGEVKLPDPLPTPSYLNNLYKDLTRGPDFQRSIRIYNAMFAFTSAGGNLYIYDTTNEVNNRLRWVNVSDQQPVDAEIVEGLIRMLDDTNELVKKFRSARDRWENNDICDLKVELKVCHAENGRENHIFASDEVAGIMVGSSSNTTPDRDIIIEPKFGKLQRVSYIHPKLMALQYPLLFPNGEDGYHDKIPFQSADLSNLKERDYISMKDYYAYRFHVRPNQSLTDRLGGRLFQQYVVDAFSSIEQTRLWWFRKHQTILRNELYSHICDSVRKGDLASSNVGKGVILPSGFVGSKRYMQQNFQDALAVCRHVGHPDIFLTMTTNPLWDEIQKMMQFLPGCKSENSPDIISRVFRLKLDQLTTDIKKKAYFGVCVGEFQKRGLPHVHMLIWLDSKSKIYLKNNVDKFVSAEIPDPVKDPVGYAAVKAFMIHGPCGLQNTKSPCMKGLKCIRHFPKKYAARTTFDESGFPIYRRRRQNITVKVRNAELDNQWVVPYNRDLLVKYQCHMNIEICCHARSLKYLFKYCLKGHDTATVHVTGRKKRSSVQNPGESLDEIDAYFDGRYICGAESAYRIFGFPIHHRTISVERLPFHLPGQKNCTFHSSQPLDKVVDREKNRLGKLEAFFELCTVNVAAQQYTYQEIPEHFVWDDGQRKWNPRKRGFQIGRLSYTHHSSGEVWFMRLLLTKVRGPTSFKSLRTVNGKEYDSFRDACKEYGLLDDDREWHEVLNQCSSGGLPPQIRQLFVHIIVNCKVTDLSELWSMHWKQMVDDIVLKRRRLNNDDSLMLDDKQLQFYTLAEIDDLLRSIGKSLKNFPQLPQPPENYLNHGTNNLILEETNYNITEMERENQKLLSTMNEEQLNVYNAILDSVGKNEGGLYFVHGSGGCGKTFLWRTLISKLRSQGDIVLPVASSGIAATLMPGGRTAHSRK from the exons ATGGTGCAACGCAATACATCACATACCAGAGATGACAGAGTTAAAGGGAAAGGGAAAAATGCAGAAATGGGGAGCAATAATGGAAGCGAGCAAGGGAAAGGCAAATCTGTTAATTGGGAGGATGCAACTCAAAAAGAGTGTAGTCGAAACCTGTTTGAGGAGGAATTTAGTACTAATCCTAGCAGTAACAGTGTCTTATATGATGAGGACTTGG AAGAGACTAGATATGAAGCACAAATTTTATCGGATGATTCCGAGACTGACCTGGAAAGTTCACACG AAGTTGATTACGGAGATGAGTTGTTTGATGATGAGAGTGAAGTAGGAAATGATACAG AGAATAACAATCCGAATGAAACCAAATCCCAGAAGCGGTGTACTCGTGGTTCCAAATACCTTATACCTGAGGAATATGCTACCCTTGGTGGCCCTTCAAAAGTATGCAGCTCATGCAATGCTATGATGTGGCATGAGGAGCGTGTGAACAAGAACGTGACAAAAGGTAAACCACTGTTCTCCATATGTTGCAGAAAAGGAGAAGTGAAATTACCAGATCCATTGCCGACTCCAAGCTATCTGAATAATCTTTATAAAGATTTAACTAGAGGCCCAGATTTCCAAAGAAGCATCAGGATCTACAATGCTATGTTTGCCTTCACTTCTGCTGGTGGGAAT CTCTACATATATGACACAACAAATGAGGTTAATAATCGTCTGCGTTGGGTGAATGTTTCTGATCAACAGCCTGTGGATGCGGAGATTGTTGAAGGATTGATTAGGATGCTTGATGATACTAATGAATTGGTGAAAAAGTTCCGAAGTGCACGTGATCGTTGGGAGAATAACGATATTTGCGATTTGAAAGTTGAACTTAAAGTATGTCATGCTGAGAATGGCAGGGAGAACCATATATTTGCTTCCGACGAAGTTGCTGGCATTATGGTTGGTTCTAGCTCAAACACTACTCCAGATCGTGATATAATCATTGAGCCGAAGTTTGGAAAGCTACAACGGGTATCCTACATTCATCCTAAACTGATGGCACTACAATATCCTCTTCTTTTCCCAAATGGTGAAGACGGATACCATGACAAGATTCCATTTCAGAGTGCTGATTTGTCTAATCTTAAAGAGCGAGATTATATATCAATGAAAGATTATTACGCTTACCGGTTCCACGTCAGGCCTAATCAGT CTTTGACAGACCGTTTAGGAGGGAGGTTATTCCAGCAGTATGTTGTTGATGCCTTTTCTTCCATTGAACAAACACGTTTATGGTGGTTTCGGAAGCATCAAACAATTCTGCGCAATGAACTATACAGTCATATTTGTGATTCTGTTCGCAAAGGAGATTTGGCTTCATCTAATGTCGGCAAAGGTGTCATCTTACCATCTGGATTTGTTGGATCAAAACGATACATGCAACAAAACTTTCAGGACGCGCTAGCTGTCTGCCGCCATGTCGGTCACCCTGATATCTTCCTGACAATGACAACTAATCCATTGTGGGATGAAATTCAAAAGATGATGCAGTTCCTTCCGGGCTGTAAGTCTGAAAATTCACCGGATATCATATCTCGAGTGTTTCGCTTAAAACTAGACCAGCTCACCACAGATATAAAGAAGAAAGCATATTTTGGTGTTTGTGTTGGAG AGTTTCAGAAACGAGGTCTTCCCCATGTGCATATGCTAATTTGGCTCGACAGTAAATCCAAGATTTATCTGAAAAACAATGTTGACAAATTCGTGTCTGCGGAGATACCTGATCCTGTTAAAGATCCTGTTGGATATGCTGCAGTGAAAGCTTTTATGATTCATGGGCCATGCGGACTGCAAAACACTAAATCTCCCTGCATGAAAGGTCTGAAATGTATCAGGCATTTCCCTAAGAA GTACGCTGCCAGGACGACATTTGATGAAAGTGGGTTTCCTATTTACCGGAGGCGAAGACAGAACATAACTGTTAAAGTTCGTAATGCAGAGTTGGATAACCAATGGGTCGTCCCTTACAATCGAGATTTGTTGGTCAAGTATCAATGCCACATGAACATTGAGATTTGCTGCCATGCTCGGAGTCTGAAATACCTCTTTAAGTATTGCCTAAAGGGCCACGATACTGCAACTGTACATGTCACTGGAAGGAAGAAGAGAAGCTCAGTCCAGAATCCCGGTGAAAGCCTAGATGAAATTGATGCATACTTTGATGGTCGCTACATCTGTGGTGCAGAGTCGGCTTACCGGATTTTTGGTTTTCCTATACACCATCGCACAATATCTGTTGAGCGACTGCCATTCCATTTACCAGGTCAAAAAAACTGCACATTCCATTCTAGCCAGCCATTAGACAAGGTTGTTGATCGTGAGAAGAATAGGCTCGGCAAGTTGGAAGCATTTTTCGAGTTATGCACTGTTAATGTGGCTGCTCAGCAATATACGTATCAAGAAATACCCGAGCATTTCGTTTGGGATGATGGCCAGAGGAAATGGAATCCAAGGAAGAGAGGATTTCAAATTGGGCGACTTTCCTACACACATCATAGCAGTGGTGAAGTGTGGTTTATGCGGCTTTTGCTCACCAAAGTACGTGGTCCAACTTCTTTCAAAAGTCTTAGGACTGTCAATGGAAAAGAGTATGATTCTTTTCGTGATGCTTGCAAAGAGTATGGATTGCTTGATGATGACAGGGAATGGCATGAGGTGTTAAATCAATGTTCGTCTGGTGGCTTACCTCCTCAAATCAGGCAGCTTTTTGTTCACATTATTGTCAACTGCAAGGTCACTGATTTATCTGAATTGTGGAGTATGCACTGGAAGCAAATGGTCGATGATATCGTTTTAAAAAGGAGGCGTTTAAATAATGATGATAGTTTGATGCTGGATGACAAGCAGCTGCAATTTTATACCCTTGCAG AGATTGATGATTTGCTCCGTTCCATAGGCAAGTCATTAAAAAATTTTCCTCAACTGCCCCAACCACCAGAGAACTATCTCAACCATGGAACTAATAATCTGATTCTAGAAGAAACCAACTACAATATTACTGAAATGGAAAGAGAGAACCAGAAATTGCTGTCTACCATGAATGAGGAACAATTAAACGTGTACAATGCAATTTTAGATTCTGTGGGGAAGAATGAAGGTGGTCTGTATTTTGTTCATGGCAGCGGCGGTTGTGGCAAGACCTTCCTTTGGAGAACTTTGATTTCCAAGTTAAGGTCACAAGGTGACATTGTTCTTCCAGTTGCTTCTTCGGGGATTGCTGCCACACTTATGCCAGGAGGTCGAACTGCGCATTCGag GAAATAA
- the LOC108216994 gene encoding uncharacterized protein LOC108216994: MFGSLTQRYYESDPARAALPFGGITVVLGGDFRQILPVIPHGDRAEILGACITRSRLWNICKIFILKRNMRLNKRTSQSEIDEVNEFAKWVLQVGDGNLEGGEEAEKSFKEDGIQVPMKFCDLENDNSVENMIRSIYPDFVENSSNAKYLSDRAILTPTNQTVGHLNSLIVDMIPGDAVTYYSVDNAEEFAGTEDDLQSAFPIEYLNSLSIPGMPAHDLKLKVGVVVMLMRNLNQTLGLCNGTRMIVTKCLKYCVECEVISGTFIGTRHFIPRMELCPSDSVLPFKLVRKQMPLQICYAMTINKSQGQSLKTVGLFLPKPVFTHGQFYVAISRVTSPGGLKIFIDDDRGFPTNITQNVVYKEVFYALPR, translated from the coding sequence ATGTTTGGATCGCTCACTCAGAGATATTATGAATCTGACCCAGCGCGCGCAGCTCTACCTTTTGGAGGAATCACAGTAGTACTTGGAGGAGATTTTCGGCAAATTCTTCCAGTCATACCTCATGGAGACAGGGCTGAGATTTTGGGAGCGTGTATAACCAGGTCAAGACTTTGGAATATATGTAAAATCTTCATTCTAAAAAGAAACATGCGACTGAATAAAAGGACGTCTCAgtctgaaattgatgaagtcaATGAATTTGCCAAATGGGTGCTTCAAGTAGGAGATGGAAATTTGGAAGGTGGTGAGGAAGCTGAAAAATCTTTTAAGGAGGACGGTATTCAGGTGCCTATGAAATTTTGTGATTTGGAAAATGACAACTCTGTCGAGAACATGATTCGCAGCATATATCCAGATTTTGTTGAGAattcaagcaatgcaaagtATTTGAGTGATAGGGCCATTTTGACTCCTACTAACCAAACTGTTGGTCACCTAAATTCTCTCATTGTGGATATGATACCTGGCGACGCAGTGACTTATTATAGTGTTGATAATGCAGAAGAATTTGCCGGCACAGAGGATGATTTACAGTCTGCATTTCCTATTGAGTATCTTAACTCTCTTAGCATTCCAGGTATGCCTGCTCATGATTTGAAGTTGAAGGTTGGTGTAGTTGTGATGCTGATGAGGAATTTGAATCAGACACTTGGACTTTGCAATGGAACTAGAATGATTGTGACCAAGTGTTTGAAATATTGTGTAGAGTGTGAAGTGATATCTGGCACCTTCATCGGAACAAGGCACTTTATTCCTAGAATGGAGTTATGTCCAAGTGATTCTGTACTGCCTTTCAAGCTGGTAAGGAAGCAAATGCCCCTGCAAATTTGCTATGCTATGACTATAAACAAATCTCAGGGACAATCCTTAAAAACAGTTGGTCTATTTCTTCCAAAACCTGTCTTCACACATGGTCAGTTCTATGTTGCTATTAGTCGTGTGACATCTCCTGGAGGTTTAAAGATTTTTATTGATGACGACCGTGGTTTTCCAACTAATATTACCCAAAATGTAGTGTACAAAGAAGTCTTCTATGCGCTGCCTAGGTAG
- the LOC135152237 gene encoding uncharacterized protein LOC135152237, with product MTTDIPIKLQPLFDFYSNAVNSTTLENYKIIGDLPNRKRIVITVDDVNRILGLPRDNFEPDPSEDELRQTDLQVAQVLSNLTDTFNIDIADFDCDIGFDFQTPSIEPVNTQVHIQADVSTSTTDSSSNTSNNTTSTPVVRKVARKRSGSAILREPAALSHKKQRVAEPETTAATSISSQKDLDTDMDLLGNLQVHPPSQAFGGQFVSSPPTVPSQGTMVVYTGTGDGVTNTSEIRQTPSETHAREDSEKSLSVREVSAHTNTDLLQEQMAALRAEIARLNAENARFKCGELVTLKEKAGDPSFSSLKQELDAHVKALDVNDCNLLLL from the exons ATGACAAcagatattccgattaagctgcaacctctttttgacttctactcaaatgctgtcaattctacaaccctggaaaactacaagataataggggatctacctaaccggaagaggattgtaatcactgtagATGATGtaaaccggatcttaggacttccaagggacaattttgagccagatccctctgaggatgaattgagaca gacagatttacaggtagctcaggtactttctaatctcactgatacctttaatattgatattgcagattttgattgtgatattggatttgatttccagactcccagcattgaacctgtcaacacccaggttcatatccaagctgatgtttccacttcaactactgattcttcttcaaacacttcaaacaacactacttctacaccagttgttcgaaaggtagcccggaaacggagtgggagtgcaattctgagagaacccgcagctctgtctcataagaagcaaagggtggcagaaccggagacaactgcagccacatccatttcctcccaaaaggatttggacactgacatg gatctacttggcaacctgcaagtacatccgccttcacaggcattcggaggacaatttgtttcttcacctcctacagttccatctcagggaactatggttgtatatacaggtactggtgacggtgtgacaaacacgagtgaaatcaggcaaacaccgagcgaaacacatgcacgagaggatagtgaaaaatctttgagtgttcgtgaggtgagtgcacacaccaacacagatctgctacaggaacaaatggctgctctgagagcTGAGATTGCAAGGttaaatgctgagaatgccagattcaaatgtggagagttggtgactctaaaAGAAAAGGCTGGTGATCCTTCTTtctcttccctcaaacaggaattagatgctcatgtcaagg CTTTGGATGTCAATGACTGTAATCTTTTGCTTTTGTAA
- the LOC135152238 gene encoding uncharacterized protein LOC135152238: protein MSEKTTSSFIMNDLSPYSPIDTVDTTTYDWKLRVRVQSFWKSLSREKQEFWGVNMLLIDDSNGRVHAFANSKYCGDLLKEIKEGEIYVISNFKVKDYLGDEKYRAVRSKKHIFFTPHTLFKKATDVGLPIELYAFDLFHYDAIEKLADDNRFLIDMAGKVINVQDLIKIKKNDEEKTLFKFQISNGSSTVHVTFFDQFGELAEKDFGNADRRNLYVIISCAKVGRYEGLPHLSNYPATRVYINPKHYCINELKRSISEKKNEPVVVEMVEIPEEEEVVVEMPRKIFKVKDIKSLPKDFERLSFFNFFYINGKKLFKPYLQMQCCFYRIASFVKSRSKGLLITKIGTSGSVQAVT, encoded by the exons ATGTCGGAGAAAACAACTTCCTCT tttattatgaatgatTTGAGCCCCTACAGTCCTATAGACACTGTCGACACAACAACTTATGACTGGAAACTGAGAGTAAGAGTGCAATCATTCTGGAAGAGCCTGAGCAGAGAGAAACAGGAATTTTGGGGAGTTAACATGCTACTAATTGATGACTCG AATGGTAGAGTTCATGCTTTTGCCAATTCCAAATACTGTGGTGACTTGCTGAAGGAGATAAAAGAAGGAGAAATTTATGTTATCTCCAATTTTAAAGTAAAAGATTATTTGGGAGATGAGAAATACAGAGCTGTACGCagcaaaaaacatattttttttactccTCACACACTCTTCAAGAAAGCCACAGATGTTGGACTACCAATTGAGTTGTATGCTTTTGACTTATTCCATTATGATGCAATTGAAAAGCTTGCAGACGACAATCGGTTTTTAATTG ATATGGCTGGCAAGGTGATAAATGTGCAAGAcctaatcaaaatcaaaaaaaatgatgaagAAAAAACTCTCTTCAAGTTTCAAATCTCCAATGGAag CTCTACTGTGCACGTAACCTTTTTTGATCAGTTTGGAGAATTAGCGGAGAAGGATTTTGGCAACGCGGACCGCAGGAATCTTTATGTTATAATATCCTGTGCGAAAGTTGGTCGCTATGAAG GTCTGCCACATTTGTCCAACTACCCTGCCACAAGAGTTTATATCAATCCTAAACACTATTGCATAAATGAGTTGAAAAGAAG TATTTCtgagaaaaaaaatgaacctGTTGTGGTTGAGATGGTTGAGATACCAGAGGAGGAGGAGGTCGTTGTTGAAATGCCAAGGAAAATATTCAAAGTTAAGGATATAAAATCCTTGCCTAAAGATTTCGAGAGGTTgtctttctttaattttttttatataaatggaAAAAAACTATTTAAGCCGTATTTACAAATGCAGTGTTGTTTTTACAGGATAGCATCTTTTGTGAAGTCACGGTCAAAAGGATTACTGATAACAAAAATTGGTACTTCAGGAAGTGTACAGGCTGTGACTTAG
- the LOC135152239 gene encoding uncharacterized protein LOC135152239, with product MFLKQKYTINLSINLENVEKGSTVFHAKEILQAQEKGDSFDPNSATVVEIGDISLVNESGTEQNANETPNTEKSTNMKTRPRNISESLAFNPTDASVSPLVKKIKVEKQVKTMASNHYTAVEKLKPGVDQYKIKVRVIRLWRGATKSGEEFKSFNVIVIDQKEFQFIRFVGRVYSIKNFDVQIYKQTEKFRVLRNATQLVFNQDTICQQLADDGVTIPANAFDFYDHSQLEELSKQTTYLADVVGIIKDYDNIRDLTNRHGQSQRQAKFYITDGNSNISVTFWDNFGQNFDKLMKSGLEKPVIIIISGCRVGKWNGEIDISNNTATTVYLNYKHHSVVTLRKLLTNPEFAKKALGKPKVKSMAMATVKELENLGKDDIEVIKFSQLEAFVYYL from the exons ATGTTCCTCAAGCAGAAATATACCATCAACCTTTCTATCAACCTGGAAAATGTTGAAAAAGGTTCGACTGTTTTCCATGCAAAGGAAATTCTGCAGGCACAGGAAAAAGGGGACAGCTTTGATCCGAATAGTGCAACTGTGGTTGAAATCGGAGATATTTCCTTGGTCAAT GAATCTGGGACGGAGCAAAATGCAAATGAAACTCCAAACACTGAGAAGTCAACCAACATGAAAACGAGACCACGAAATATTTCCGAATCTTTGGCTTTCAATCCTACTGATGCATCCGTTTCTCCTCTGGTGAAGAAAATTAAAGTGGAGAAG CAAGTTAAAACAATGGCAAGCAATCACTATACTGCAGTTGAGAAGTTAAAACCTGGAGTTGATCAGTACAAAATTAAGGTCCGAGTCATCCGTTTATGGAGAGGAGCTACAAAATCAGGAGAGGAATTCAAGAGTTTCAATGTCATTGTCATAGACCAGAAG GAATTTCAATTTATACGGTTTGTTGGAAGAGTGTACAGTATTAAGAACTTTGATGTCCAAATTTACAAGCAAACTGAAAAGTTCAGAGTGTTAAGGAATGCTACTCAGCTGGTGTTTAATCAAGACACAATTTGCCAGCAGCTTGCAGATGATGGTGTCACAATACCAGCAAATGCTTTCGACTTCTACGATCACAGCCAGCTGGAGGAACTGTCTAAACAAACTACTTACCTAGCAG ATGTGGTGGGAATCATTAAGGactatgacaatataagagatttaaCAAACAGACATGGACAGAGTCAAAGGCaggcaaaattttatataaccgacggaaa TTCAAACATAAGTGTTACTTTCTGGGATAATTTCGGCCAAAACTTTGATAAGCTGATGAAAAGTGGTTTGGAAAAGCCAGTTATTATCATCATTTCAGGATGCAGGGTTGGGAAATGGAATG GTGAGATAGACATATCAAACAACACAGCGACAACTGTATATCTCAACTACAAGCACCATAGTGTAGTGACACTAAGGAAATT GTTGACAAACCCTGAATTTGCCAAGAAGGCTTTAGGAAAACCAAAAGTCAAGTCAATGGCTATGGCAACAGTTAAAGAACTTGAAAACCTGGGAAAAGATGACATTGAGGTTATTAAATTCAGCCAGTTAGAAGCTTTTGTCTATTACCTTTAA
- the LOC135151992 gene encoding uncharacterized protein LOC135151992, producing MEVTVGNPCPICEACNRYVPYPQKKFKIHVVAEDQTGQMPVVLRDREVRAITGRRASDFADQIFSVQAFPGCVLGITDKEYSIVIQIREANVLNKFKYYWATNICRGFVKLPAEADEGASSSRAPTSQAAESTDNDQGISTVDLNSSLTV from the exons ATGGAGGTCACAGTTGGAAATCCATGTCCAATATGTGAAGCTTGCAACAGATACGTTCCGTATCCCCAGAAAAA GTTTAAAATTCATGTTGTTGCTGAGGACCAAACCGGCCAGATGCCAGTAGTGTTACGAGACAGAGAAGTGCGTGCAATAACTGGGAGAAGAGCTTCTGATTTTGCTGATCAG ATTTTCAGTGTGCAAGCCTTTCCGGGATGTGTGCTTGGTATTACAGATAAGGAATACAGTATAGTGATCCAGATTAGGGAGGCAAACGTTTTGAACAAGTTCAAGTATTACTGGGCTACTAACATCTGCAGAGGTTTTGTCAAGCTTCCAGCAGAGGCAGACGAAGGTGCTTCCAGTAGTCGTGCACCAACATCACag GCAGCCGAATCAACTGACAATGATCAAGGAATCTCAACTGTGGACTTAAACTCCAGCTTAACAGTTTAA
- the LOC108216995 gene encoding uncharacterized protein LOC108216995 — protein sequence MTSYRNKYNQLKNSIQFTINDMNSPAQVIFYDEMAQSFDQELHNAGQHPVILIISSVKARMIQGEVKLTNYPATRFFINLHHEAVEDLRDALRLANWRLH from the exons ATGACTTCCTACAGGAACAAATATAACCAGCTCAAAAACAGCATTCAGTTTACCATCAACGATATGAA CAGTCCTGCGCAAGTAATATTCTATGATGAAATGGCGCAATCTTTTGATCAGGAACTCCACAATGCTGGCCAGCATCCAGTAATCCTTATCATCTCCAGTGTTAAAGCTCGCATGATCCAAG GTGAGGTGAAGTTGACAAACTATCCTGCGACTAGGTTTTTCATAAATCTTCATCATGAAGCTGTGGAGGATCTGAGAGATGCATTGAG ATTGGCAAATTGGCGTCTCCATTGA